One Orrella dioscoreae genomic window carries:
- a CDS encoding VOC family protein: MISYTMVGVADLDRAAAFYEPIFETMGLAQCWRDAQAVCWGDPDDTSSPRYFACLPFDGAPARPGNGVMTALRSRDAGEVAALHALALQHGGSDEGAPGLRERYGPTFYVAYVRDPDGNKLAFTCTLADPGSAENAADQRG, translated from the coding sequence ATGATCAGCTACACCATGGTGGGCGTTGCCGACCTCGACCGCGCCGCGGCGTTCTATGAGCCGATTTTCGAAACGATGGGGCTGGCCCAGTGCTGGCGCGATGCGCAGGCAGTGTGCTGGGGCGATCCGGACGACACGTCCTCCCCCCGCTATTTCGCCTGCCTGCCGTTCGACGGCGCGCCCGCCCGGCCCGGCAATGGCGTCATGACGGCGCTGCGCAGCCGCGACGCCGGGGAAGTGGCCGCGCTGCACGCCCTGGCGCTGCAGCACGGCGGCAGCGACGAGGGCGCCCCGGGCTTGCGGGAGCGCTATGGCCCGACGTTCTACGTGGCCTATGTGCGCGACCCGGACGGCAACAAGCTGGCCTTCACCTGCACGCTGGCAGACCCGGGCTCGGCCGAAAACGCCGCGGATCAGCGCGGCTGA
- a CDS encoding MFS transporter, with protein MTVLPGPRDSAAAGPAARHRYLLPLLLAGQAMAAMDTSIANVAAPAMRADLGLSGAALQLAVAGYVLAYAVFLITGARLGDDHGYRRVFVLGVSIFTVSSLACGLAPSTGWLVAGRVAQGVGAALLVPQVLSLIQHHYAGGARARAIGYYSMILGLGATAGQLLGGVIVTVDLAGSSWRPAFLINVPIGIALVWLARRVIPDTRGERRRLDLVGVLALSLSMLGVVVPLTFGQDLHWPAWTWASLAAGLLGLWGFWRHENALARRGGAPLLNLQALATPGIRAGLAVIATGFIGYGGWLFAAALYLQAGLGFSPLTSGLVFTAYALGFGISNLKWSSLPAAWLRWTPAVSLGAMGLANLAFGATALGLGWAATAMVPLLFLAGGSHGLGFGTTVNQMTLRTAPAHAPAISGLVTTAVQLSIVLGIALLGALYLALGVAGDAGTSSRAMAGVTFAIAMGAWLATVCAVRLARAPLAAAPPDPARH; from the coding sequence GTGACGGTTTTGCCCGGCCCGCGCGACAGCGCGGCTGCGGGGCCGGCGGCGCGCCACCGTTACCTGCTCCCCCTGCTGCTGGCGGGCCAGGCGATGGCCGCCATGGATACCTCGATCGCCAACGTGGCAGCCCCCGCGATGCGCGCGGACCTGGGCCTGTCCGGCGCGGCGCTGCAGCTTGCGGTGGCGGGCTACGTGCTTGCCTATGCGGTGTTTCTCATCACCGGCGCGCGGCTGGGCGATGACCACGGCTACCGGCGCGTCTTCGTGCTGGGCGTATCGATCTTCACCGTGTCCTCGCTGGCCTGTGGCCTGGCGCCCAGCACCGGGTGGCTGGTTGCGGGGCGCGTGGCGCAGGGCGTCGGCGCGGCGCTGCTGGTGCCGCAGGTGCTGTCGCTGATCCAGCATCACTACGCCGGGGGCGCGCGTGCGCGGGCCATCGGCTATTACTCGATGATCCTGGGACTGGGCGCCACGGCGGGCCAGTTGCTGGGCGGGGTGATCGTCACCGTGGACCTGGCGGGCAGCAGCTGGCGCCCCGCGTTTCTCATCAACGTCCCGATCGGCATCGCGCTGGTATGGCTGGCGCGTCGTGTCATTCCTGATACGCGCGGCGAGCGCAGGCGGCTGGACCTGGTCGGTGTGCTGGCTCTGTCGCTATCGATGCTGGGCGTGGTGGTTCCCCTGACCTTCGGCCAGGATCTCCACTGGCCCGCATGGACATGGGCCAGCCTGGCGGCGGGGCTGCTCGGCCTGTGGGGGTTCTGGCGCCACGAGAACGCGCTGGCGCGCCGAGGCGGCGCACCGCTGCTCAATCTGCAGGCCCTGGCCACGCCTGGCATCCGTGCCGGCCTCGCCGTGATCGCCACGGGTTTCATCGGCTACGGCGGCTGGCTCTTTGCCGCGGCCCTGTATCTGCAGGCGGGCCTGGGCTTTTCGCCGCTGACTTCCGGGCTGGTGTTCACCGCCTATGCGCTGGGCTTCGGCATTTCGAACCTGAAGTGGTCCAGCTTGCCCGCGGCCTGGCTGCGCTGGACCCCCGCCGTGTCGCTGGGCGCGATGGGCCTGGCCAACCTGGCTTTCGGCGCGACGGCGCTGGGCCTGGGCTGGGCCGCGACGGCCATGGTGCCCTTGCTGTTCCTGGCTGGCGGCAGCCATGGCCTGGGTTTCGGCACCACGGTGAACCAGATGACCCTGCGCACGGCGCCGGCGCATGCGCCAGCCATCAGCGGCCTGGTGACGACAGCGGTGCAGCTCTCGATCGTGCTGGGCATCGCCTTGCTGGGCGCGCTGTACCTGGCGCTGGGCGTGGCGGGCGACGCCGGGACGTCGTCACGGGCGATGGCGGGCGTGACCTTTGCCATTGCGATGGGCGCGTGGCTTGCGACGGTGTGCGCGGTGAGGCTGGCGCGTGCGCCGCTGGCCGCAGCCCCCCCGGACCCGGCGCGCCATTGA
- a CDS encoding acyl carrier protein — MQAPVIRSDLSASQVQQEVRALFAQMLGLPPEHINETEPLSDYGINSVDMIDAAVKLEARFGIQFDPQTLRDLSCRGFADSIRAAGVGA; from the coding sequence GTGCAAGCGCCTGTGATCCGATCCGACCTCTCCGCCAGCCAGGTCCAGCAGGAAGTGCGTGCGCTGTTCGCACAGATGCTGGGCCTGCCTCCCGAGCACATCAACGAGACCGAGCCCTTGTCGGACTATGGCATCAATTCGGTGGACATGATCGATGCCGCCGTGAAACTGGAGGCGCGCTTCGGCATCCAGTTCGATCCGCAGACCCTGCGGGACCTGAGCTGCCGGGGATTCGCCGACAGCATCCGCGCCGCGGGCGTGGGCGCCTGA
- a CDS encoding beta-ketoacyl-[acyl-carrier-protein] synthase family protein, which produces MPIAITGIGVFSPLGGTPQAMWDALAGQAELRGPWAKRALSAYPVDNVVSIPEDLWASLPGAQARGDNRSRRIAAYAVDAALADAQADPLSQRAGCVLGTTTAGVEIAENQLRLPSAHCEALSEADMDGSSIVPDHARGAPWRGPTLVLSMACSSGLAAPAQAIDMLRAGEADLMVAGGMDVLLEYTVCGFNGLRLASGGPCRPFDAGRRGVVLSEGAACFCLEPLDAALQRGARVRAVIAGYGISCDAEHVTAPDLDGVRRAVCQALAAAGVKPEQLGAVFTHGTGTLANDATEVAALRAAFGTQALPPLTSVKSILGHSQAAAGAFSLLAATLSLAQGGVPPTAGLQQIDPALDVDVVHGGVRALSARHVLVDAFGFGGNNCVMVLAHPAAYAADIGRLAA; this is translated from the coding sequence ATGCCTATCGCGATTACGGGCATCGGCGTGTTCTCGCCGCTGGGCGGGACGCCGCAGGCCATGTGGGATGCCCTGGCGGGCCAGGCGGAACTGCGCGGCCCCTGGGCCAAGCGGGCGCTATCGGCCTATCCGGTGGACAACGTCGTGTCGATTCCCGAGGACTTGTGGGCCAGCCTGCCGGGCGCGCAGGCGCGCGGCGACAACCGCTCGCGGCGCATCGCGGCCTATGCCGTGGACGCCGCGCTGGCGGATGCCCAGGCCGATCCGCTCAGCCAGCGCGCGGGCTGCGTGCTGGGCACGACCACCGCGGGCGTGGAGATCGCGGAAAACCAGTTGCGCCTGCCGTCCGCGCACTGCGAGGCCTTGAGCGAGGCCGACATGGATGGGTCCAGCATCGTGCCCGATCATGCGCGCGGCGCACCGTGGCGCGGGCCGACCCTGGTGCTGTCGATGGCCTGTTCTTCGGGCTTGGCGGCGCCGGCGCAGGCCATCGACATGCTGCGCGCGGGCGAGGCCGACCTGATGGTCGCGGGCGGCATGGACGTGCTGCTGGAATACACCGTCTGCGGCTTCAACGGCCTGCGGCTGGCCTCGGGCGGACCTTGCCGGCCCTTCGATGCGGGCCGGCGCGGCGTGGTGCTGTCCGAGGGCGCGGCCTGTTTCTGCCTGGAGCCGCTGGACGCCGCGTTGCAGCGGGGCGCACGGGTGCGGGCGGTGATCGCCGGATACGGCATCAGCTGCGATGCCGAGCACGTGACGGCGCCGGATCTCGATGGCGTGCGCCGTGCCGTCTGCCAGGCGCTTGCCGCGGCCGGCGTGAAGCCTGAACAACTGGGCGCGGTCTTCACCCATGGCACGGGCACGCTGGCGAACGACGCCACCGAGGTCGCCGCCTTGCGCGCGGCTTTCGGCACGCAGGCCTTGCCGCCCCTGACCTCGGTGAAGTCGATCCTGGGCCACTCCCAGGCGGCCGCGGGCGCGTTCTCGCTGCTGGCTGCCACCTTGTCCCTGGCGCAGGGCGGCGTGCCGCCCACGGCGGGTCTGCAGCAGATCGACCCCGCCCTGGACGTGGACGTGGTGCACGGCGGCGTGCGCGCCTTGTCCGCCCGGCATGTCCTGGTCGATGCCTTCGGGTTTGGCGGCAACAACTGCGTCATGGTGCTGGCGCATCCGGCGGCCTACGCGGCGGATATCGGGAGGCTGGCGGCATGA
- a CDS encoding beta-ketoacyl synthase N-terminal-like domain-containing protein, with protein MSARPLEGASAAARQRDARPVRALVISHAAANRVQGAEGLDEARLCRERRSKKVGALPLRARMVLHASARCVAPDTPVPADVGVSLGTQFGAIDVAEQALETVAREGFGGVTPSAYATGLPNAVAAIVASVHGLQGPNLTLLGYQSGLDAIIAACRQIRAGNARAMLAGGFDLPSERYAAHLKDTPRYADAGPILPGVGLLWVREADPAEEAAGAVVMGWASGHLATPLSAQGQDTASDPDVRALIARAVPGEEGAGVRIHALYPGRPGLPDYLAASAPLYLIETVLAAPAPGVHAVLVQGFHPTACLCLVIRKTAGRVAEHALPGSEET; from the coding sequence ATGAGCGCCCGGCCACTCGAAGGCGCTTCCGCCGCGGCGCGTCAGCGCGACGCGCGTCCAGTGCGCGCGCTGGTGATTTCCCATGCGGCGGCCAACCGCGTCCAGGGGGCCGAGGGACTGGACGAGGCCAGATTGTGCCGCGAGCGGCGGTCGAAGAAGGTGGGGGCATTGCCGCTGCGCGCACGCATGGTGCTGCACGCCAGCGCCCGCTGCGTGGCGCCGGACACGCCGGTCCCGGCGGACGTGGGCGTGAGCCTGGGCACGCAGTTCGGCGCCATCGATGTCGCCGAACAGGCCCTGGAGACCGTCGCGCGCGAAGGCTTCGGCGGCGTGACGCCCTCGGCGTATGCCACGGGGCTGCCGAATGCGGTCGCGGCCATCGTGGCGTCGGTGCATGGCCTGCAAGGGCCCAACCTGACCTTGCTGGGCTACCAGTCCGGGCTGGACGCGATCATCGCGGCCTGCCGGCAGATCCGCGCGGGCAATGCGCGTGCGATGCTGGCCGGCGGCTTCGACTTGCCGAGCGAACGCTACGCCGCACACCTGAAGGACACGCCGCGTTACGCGGATGCCGGGCCGATCCTGCCAGGCGTCGGCCTGCTGTGGGTGCGCGAGGCGGATCCCGCCGAAGAGGCGGCGGGCGCGGTGGTCATGGGATGGGCCAGCGGCCACCTGGCGACCCCCCTGTCCGCCCAGGGGCAGGACACCGCGAGCGATCCCGACGTGCGCGCCTTGATTGCGCGGGCCGTGCCGGGGGAGGAGGGCGCGGGCGTGCGGATCCATGCGCTGTACCCAGGCCGGCCAGGTTTGCCGGATTACCTGGCGGCCAGCGCGCCGCTGTACCTGATCGAGACGGTCTTGGCGGCGCCGGCGCCTGGCGTGCATGCCGTGCTGGTCCAGGGCTTCCATCCCACCGCCTGCCTCTGCCTCGTCATCCGCAAGACGGCGGGGCGCGTGGCCGAACACGCGCTGCCCGGCAGCGAGGAGACCTAG
- a CDS encoding alpha/beta fold hydrolase → MSALARRLPYLSEADQALPVLAALEGLRPGTLLADDGVPLAWFEAGTPGRPVVLLVNALGVSVVLLAALAQALARDYHVLLWESRGLPDLHACDPARDLSVARQARDAAQVLDTAGGRAHAVVAYCSGANTAVHGLAHGLLRAGRLLIASPSMVLPGVAQQTDYQRTMLPMWVKVAQEGQRYAALVRLLLQKNPPAGADATSRALLAVNALPFASDASTHRYALLQAACQAEDWHALLPRVDVPARVLHGEQDDLIHLESARAVAEGLGRGSFLALPDAGHFGVFQSRALHEAAIAFLGSPLADTPVPLPHDTEGARHVHDGQR, encoded by the coding sequence ATGTCCGCCCTTGCTCGACGATTGCCCTATCTTTCCGAGGCGGACCAGGCCTTGCCCGTGCTGGCAGCGCTGGAGGGATTGCGCCCCGGCACGCTGCTGGCCGACGACGGCGTGCCGCTGGCCTGGTTCGAGGCGGGCACGCCCGGGCGTCCGGTCGTGCTGCTGGTCAACGCGCTGGGGGTGTCCGTGGTGCTGCTGGCGGCGCTGGCGCAAGCGCTGGCGCGCGACTATCACGTGCTGCTGTGGGAGTCGCGTGGCTTGCCGGACCTGCACGCCTGCGACCCGGCACGCGATCTCTCCGTGGCCCGGCAGGCGCGCGACGCGGCCCAGGTGCTGGACACGGCAGGCGGCCGGGCGCACGCGGTGGTGGCCTATTGCTCGGGCGCGAACACCGCGGTCCATGGCTTGGCCCATGGCCTGCTGCGTGCCGGCCGGCTGCTGATCGCGAGTCCGTCCATGGTGTTGCCCGGCGTGGCGCAGCAGACCGATTATCAACGCACGATGTTGCCGATGTGGGTGAAGGTGGCGCAGGAAGGCCAGCGCTACGCGGCGCTGGTGCGCCTGTTGCTGCAGAAGAACCCGCCCGCTGGCGCCGACGCCACCAGCCGGGCCTTGCTGGCCGTCAATGCCTTGCCGTTCGCAAGCGATGCCTCCACGCATCGCTACGCCCTCCTGCAGGCCGCCTGCCAGGCAGAGGATTGGCACGCGCTGTTGCCGCGGGTGGACGTGCCGGCCCGCGTGCTGCATGGCGAGCAGGACGACCTCATCCATCTGGAAAGCGCGCGCGCCGTGGCGGAGGGGCTGGGCCGAGGCAGTTTCCTGGCGCTGCCGGATGCGGGGCATTTCGGCGTCTTCCAGTCGCGCGCGCTGCACGAGGCGGCAATCG